The following is a genomic window from Candidatus Neomarinimicrobiota bacterium.
ACTTCCTGCCCCAGGAGACCTTCGAAGGGGAGTATCCGGAGGTTGATGGCCTGGCCGTGTTCCACGGCGGTGTTTAGGTCCACGCCTCGGTGCTTCACCAGATAGGCGACCCACATGTGGCTGGCGCGCCACCCCACGGTGCAGTGGAGCAGTACTTTGCCGTCGCTAGACCCCATGGCGTCACTGAACTTCGCCAGCGCTTCTGGAGTGTAGGGTTCATCCTTTCCATTGAGAGGAATGTGCACATAGTTCATTCCCAGTTTCTCCACCGCTTCCTCTTCGTCAAAGGGAACCAGCTCCCTATTCTCCATTTCCTTTTTGGTACGGATGCTCACTACGGTATTAACACCGTTCTTCTTCATCATTTTCAGCCCTTTCTTGGTGGGCTGGCCACCGATGTAGGTATGCCCCACTCTGCTCAGTGCCTCGTTGAATTGGTCCGTCTCAATCTTCTCCGGGAAGCCGCCCTCTTGTGCCAACAGAACAGATGAGAGCAAGCAAAGAGTGAGGATAGAACTAAGTGACTGTTTCAGGTTCATGGATGTCTCCTTTATGGTTAATGGGATGGGGTGTTGATTTTTGTGTGAGCCTTCAGGTCATGTGAATGGACCAGCTGGGCCTCGTTGTTAGCGTGAGGGTATTTTAGCCGGGCGGACTGGCTGATGGACCGTGCCGCCTCATCAGGCTTGTATTTAAGGTATTGCTTGCTATGGGAGCGAGACCGGTCCATGATGCCCAGATTCCGGTTGATGAACATGAGGTTATAGTGGGCGTCAGCATCTTCGGGGTCGATCTTAAGAAAGTCCTCATATGCAGATCGGGCCTGCTCCCAGTTCTCGGAAAAGTAGTGGGTCTGTCCGATCTCTTTCAAGAGCCTCCTGTCCCGGGGGTAAGTCTCCCGAACTGATGAAAAAAGGTTAACCGCC
Proteins encoded in this region:
- a CDS encoding tetratricopeptide repeat protein, producing the protein MGLGQKLNYRVLIQEGEFVQARENLNRALMLEPDFPKANYFLGVIAKMEGNFDKAVNLFSSVRETYPRDRRLLKEIGQTHYFSENWEQARSAYEDFLKIDPEDADAHYNLMFINRNLGIMDRSRSHSKQYLKYKPDEAARSISQSARLKYPHANNEAQLVHSHDLKAHTKINTPSH